One window of Mediterraneibacter gnavus ATCC 29149 genomic DNA carries:
- a CDS encoding right-handed parallel beta-helix repeat-containing protein, whose protein sequence is MAFALRRQLSDSSRKRNGGVNIRRKNRRYLAAGLTVFSLLFGGLQVWAAEEPDAGWETKIQKEEKSNMEILIASEQPYTYLSQMKERIQFVGALSLGELYQLQEILPYLMIKEHIGKERAAWDTKMYLEVVEEWKSREEALISEEEKQSLTEALIKMLPENGQSYVIDGKESRVDSLQRYGEFLQTQVSFSVEACLEEIRNSRADDKEEPVEKEETLPDNVSKEQKAEGACRIGNTYYEDLSAALHAVKDNETIYIVQSHTMKDSFVYVEKTRTRKFQNVRILPEGGPRTVRMPDRHRLAFTKSSVAIGSKGSDPLTFDLSGTSVPDSDNLYCGAICANKGSSVTFENCVFQNGDQLSRWMIHGEYGSVTVDQCKFQNCDNGVGVVTEASSAFTPTEISFRVQNSVFDGIADIGAVHFSIHRANIRAEIQNNVFKNCRIGIGGIRSDEAPYTGPISARIQGNTFQNCYIGESFSQGTSVAASAFQVNVSNERYHGWQSTSQHPNVGDLYSGWFSTGFCNSNVEASVNGCSYENGVHGIATMSKGRTVVNNTTLARNNAKEANTEQCGQKGNGGGIFLNGGTIIWNSGTICENQADRGGAIYLKDGEILLKDGSFYGNRAQNRGGGIYNQSGTVKQEGGNFSANTAEIGSGVYQDGIYQMSGPALVDEGNDVYLPAEKYIEVMQKLQSVPAARVTPDRYENGRMVVKVSYGNRTGSMEWERFLLTPQSRYCLRPGDYQDRRAGTLKEAVTISSEYTVQYDKNTKAQVEQMPEPSVKYWYEKAAVSEQIPKWLDVPFLGWNENQTAKEGQYQPGENLPAEKNQDLTLYAIWEDRVSIRYLGNHAEEGQEKSEIVSYEDCLQNGYRIQKNKGYTDYKRNRHTFAGWDQRADVGAKEAAFQENRENRISYEELRKIAASQRTETGESREMAKVALYAIWDRAPEISAPDKEYFEGETVKKEDLLKDVQSTDREDGELTAQIKIVQIEYAPGRLTEDGKADKEVKTWKDGMSSEELLDTWFLQLDKKDSPVTHKVVYQVTDSIGNITEESCSVKIKYNEFPVIEAQDRYFTLQEAQQGAITEEVLKTQAILEGKVKANDTEEGDLSEKLKLLDFHPEEFQKFTDSGYIVLNWHVQDSMGPDGKGKETVRPFTVYVVKDGEILKAPHKQNVRFISEKYYRINENVDADALTEDEKEAYSKNGGLHVDSKWYQEQEYQDVIEKTWKKNGGKVYRFTHEDARRAEEFVDTHGIGNSRDENALAMFANEFLK, encoded by the coding sequence ATGGCATTCGCGCTCCGCCGACAGTTGTCTGACAGCAGTAGGAAAAGAAATGGAGGTGTGAATATAAGAAGAAAGAATCGGAGATATCTGGCAGCAGGTTTGACTGTATTTTCCCTGTTGTTTGGCGGTTTGCAGGTATGGGCTGCCGAGGAGCCGGATGCCGGATGGGAAACAAAGATACAGAAAGAAGAAAAAAGTAACATGGAAATACTGATCGCTTCGGAGCAGCCTTATACATATTTGAGTCAGATGAAAGAGCGTATACAGTTTGTGGGGGCACTTTCTCTGGGAGAGCTTTATCAGCTGCAGGAAATTTTACCTTATCTGATGATCAAAGAACACATTGGAAAAGAAAGGGCTGCGTGGGATACCAAAATGTATCTGGAAGTGGTTGAGGAATGGAAAAGCCGGGAGGAAGCACTGATCAGTGAGGAAGAAAAGCAAAGCCTTACGGAAGCGCTTATAAAAATGCTTCCGGAAAACGGGCAATCTTATGTGATTGATGGAAAAGAAAGCCGGGTGGACAGTCTGCAGCGATATGGAGAGTTTTTGCAGACACAGGTGTCTTTTTCAGTGGAAGCATGCCTGGAAGAAATCCGAAACAGCAGAGCAGACGACAAAGAAGAGCCTGTTGAAAAAGAAGAAACATTGCCGGACAACGTGTCCAAAGAGCAGAAAGCAGAAGGCGCCTGCCGGATTGGAAATACATACTATGAGGATCTTTCGGCGGCTTTGCATGCAGTAAAGGATAATGAAACGATTTATATTGTACAGAGTCATACGATGAAGGATAGTTTTGTATATGTGGAAAAGACCAGAACGAGAAAGTTTCAGAATGTCCGGATTTTGCCCGAGGGCGGTCCGAGAACGGTCAGGATGCCGGACCGGCACAGGCTGGCATTTACAAAATCAAGTGTTGCGATCGGAAGTAAAGGAAGCGATCCATTGACATTTGATTTAAGTGGGACTTCCGTTCCGGATTCGGATAATTTGTATTGTGGTGCCATTTGTGCAAATAAGGGAAGTTCTGTGACATTTGAAAATTGCGTTTTTCAAAATGGAGATCAGCTGTCAAGATGGATGATTCACGGAGAATATGGTTCTGTAACAGTGGATCAGTGTAAATTTCAAAATTGCGACAATGGAGTGGGAGTTGTTACAGAGGCAAGTTCTGCATTCACGCCGACAGAAATCAGTTTTCGCGTGCAAAATTCTGTGTTTGATGGGATTGCGGATATCGGAGCGGTTCACTTTTCTATACATAGGGCCAATATCCGTGCCGAGATTCAGAACAATGTATTTAAAAACTGCCGGATCGGGATTGGCGGAATCCGAAGTGATGAAGCTCCATATACCGGACCGATAAGTGCACGGATTCAGGGAAATACGTTTCAGAACTGTTATATCGGGGAAAGCTTCAGTCAGGGTACTTCGGTTGCAGCTTCTGCGTTTCAGGTAAATGTGTCCAATGAGAGGTATCATGGATGGCAAAGTACTTCACAGCATCCGAATGTGGGAGATCTCTACTCAGGATGGTTCAGTACCGGATTTTGCAATTCCAATGTAGAAGCAAGTGTGAATGGATGCAGCTATGAGAATGGCGTCCATGGAATTGCAACGATGAGTAAAGGGCGCACGGTGGTTAATAATACGACTCTGGCAAGAAACAATGCAAAAGAAGCGAATACGGAACAGTGCGGACAGAAAGGAAACGGTGGAGGTATCTTTCTCAATGGAGGAACGATTATATGGAATAGCGGAACGATTTGTGAGAATCAGGCAGATCGGGGAGGTGCCATTTATTTAAAGGATGGGGAGATTCTTTTGAAAGACGGCAGTTTTTATGGAAATCGTGCACAAAACCGGGGCGGAGGAATCTACAATCAGAGTGGAACCGTGAAACAGGAAGGGGGAAATTTTTCCGCGAATACGGCAGAGATCGGTTCCGGTGTTTATCAGGATGGAATTTACCAGATGAGTGGTCCGGCATTGGTAGATGAAGGGAATGACGTATATCTGCCAGCTGAAAAATACATTGAGGTAATGCAAAAGCTTCAGTCTGTTCCTGCGGCAAGAGTTACACCGGACCGATATGAGAATGGCAGAATGGTCGTAAAGGTAAGTTATGGAAACCGTACAGGAAGTATGGAATGGGAGCGGTTTTTGCTGACACCACAAAGCAGATATTGCCTACGCCCGGGAGATTATCAGGATCGGCGTGCAGGTACTTTAAAAGAAGCAGTTACGATCAGCAGTGAATATACGGTGCAGTATGATAAAAACACGAAAGCACAGGTGGAACAGATGCCGGAACCGTCTGTCAAATACTGGTATGAGAAAGCAGCGGTTTCGGAACAGATTCCAAAATGGCTGGACGTACCGTTTCTGGGATGGAATGAAAATCAGACGGCGAAAGAGGGACAGTATCAGCCGGGAGAAAATCTTCCTGCTGAGAAAAATCAGGATCTGACGCTGTATGCAATCTGGGAGGACCGGGTATCGATCCGTTATCTGGGAAATCACGCAGAAGAAGGACAGGAAAAGTCGGAAATTGTTTCTTATGAGGATTGTCTCCAAAACGGATATCGGATTCAGAAAAATAAAGGCTATACAGATTATAAGAGGAACAGACATACATTTGCAGGCTGGGATCAGCGTGCGGATGTGGGCGCAAAAGAAGCGGCATTTCAGGAAAATCGCGAAAACAGAATTTCTTATGAAGAACTTCGAAAGATTGCTGCCAGTCAGAGAACCGAAACCGGGGAGAGCAGGGAAATGGCAAAAGTGGCATTGTATGCAATCTGGGACCGGGCTCCGGAGATTTCAGCACCGGATAAAGAGTACTTTGAAGGAGAGACCGTAAAAAAGGAGGATCTGTTGAAAGATGTTCAGAGTACGGATCGGGAAGATGGGGAATTAACTGCACAGATTAAGATCGTTCAGATTGAATATGCGCCCGGCAGACTGACAGAAGATGGAAAAGCGGATAAAGAGGTGAAAACATGGAAAGACGGAATGTCATCAGAAGAACTTCTGGATACGTGGTTTTTGCAGCTGGATAAAAAAGACAGCCCGGTCACACATAAAGTCGTATATCAGGTTACGGACAGCATTGGAAATATTACAGAAGAGTCCTGCAGCGTTAAGATCAAATATAATGAATTTCCGGTGATTGAAGCACAGGATCGCTATTTTACTCTTCAAGAGGCACAGCAGGGTGCAATTACGGAAGAAGTGTTAAAGACTCAGGCAATATTAGAAGGAAAAGTAAAAGCCAATGACACGGAAGAAGGAGATCTTTCTGAAAAATTGAAACTGCTCGATTTTCATCCGGAGGAATTTCAAAAATTTACGGATTCAGGGTATATCGTGTTGAATTGGCATGTTCAGGACAGCATGGGTCCGGATGGCAAAGGAAAAGAAACGGTTCGGCCGTTTACTGTGTATGTTGTCAAAGATGGAGAAATTTTAAAAGCACCGCATAAACAGAATGTTCGTTTTATCAGTGAAAAATATTATCGGATCAATGAGAATGTGGATGCAGACGCTCTGACAGAGGACGAAAAAGAAGCATACAGTAAAAACGGAGGACTTCATGTAGACTCCAAATGGTATCAGGAACAGGAGTATCAGGATGTGATCGAAAAAACATGGAAAAAGAATGGTGGAAAAGTATATCGTTTTACGCATGAGGATGCCAGAAGAGCGGAAGAATTTGTGGATACCCACGGAATCGGAAACAGTCGGGATGAGAATGCACTGGCGATGTTTGCAAATGAGTTTCTGAAATAA
- the gdhA gene encoding NADP-specific glutamate dehydrogenase, which translates to MSYVDEVIDLVVKKNPAEPEFHQAVKEVLESLRVVVEANEEKFRKDALLERLVEPERQFKFRVPWVDDNGQVHVNTGYRVQFNSAIGPYKGGLRLHPSVNLGIIKFLGFEQIFKNSLTGLPIGGGKGGSDFDPKGKSDREIMAFCQSFMTELCKYIGADTDVPAGDIGTGAREIGYMFGQYKRIRGVFEGVLTGKGLTYGGSLARTEATGYGLLYLTQEMLKLNGIELAGKTVAVSGSGNVAIYATEKAQQLGAKVVTVSDSTGWVYDPEGIDLAALKEIKEVKRARLTEYKNYRPNAEYHEGRGVWSVKVDIALPCATQNELHLEDAKALVANGCIAVAEGANMPTTMEATEYLQENGVLFAPGKAANAGGVATSALEMSQNSERLSWTFEEVDGKLQQIMVNICHNMADAAEKYGAKGNYVVGANIAGFEKVVEAMTAQGIV; encoded by the coding sequence ATGTCATACGTTGATGAAGTAATTGATTTAGTTGTAAAGAAAAATCCTGCAGAGCCGGAATTTCACCAGGCAGTCAAAGAAGTACTGGAATCCCTGCGAGTAGTAGTAGAAGCAAATGAGGAGAAGTTCCGTAAAGATGCACTTCTGGAAAGACTTGTTGAGCCGGAAAGACAGTTCAAATTCCGTGTGCCATGGGTTGACGACAACGGACAGGTACATGTTAACACAGGATACCGTGTACAGTTCAACAGTGCGATCGGACCTTACAAAGGAGGTCTGAGACTTCATCCTTCTGTAAACCTCGGAATCATCAAATTCCTTGGATTTGAGCAGATTTTCAAGAACTCTCTGACAGGACTTCCGATCGGTGGAGGAAAAGGTGGTTCTGATTTTGATCCGAAAGGAAAATCAGACAGAGAGATCATGGCATTCTGCCAGAGCTTTATGACAGAGTTATGCAAATATATCGGCGCTGATACAGATGTTCCGGCAGGAGATATCGGTACAGGAGCAAGAGAGATCGGATACATGTTCGGTCAGTATAAGAGAATCCGCGGAGTATTTGAAGGGGTCCTGACAGGAAAAGGGCTTACTTACGGAGGATCTCTGGCACGTACAGAGGCAACAGGATACGGACTTCTCTATCTGACACAGGAGATGCTGAAATTAAACGGAATCGAACTGGCAGGAAAAACAGTTGCAGTTTCCGGTTCCGGAAATGTTGCGATCTATGCGACAGAGAAGGCACAGCAGCTCGGAGCAAAAGTTGTGACAGTCAGCGATTCTACAGGATGGGTATATGATCCGGAAGGTATCGATCTGGCGGCACTCAAAGAGATCAAAGAAGTAAAACGTGCAAGACTTACAGAATATAAAAATTATCGTCCAAACGCAGAGTACCATGAAGGAAGAGGCGTATGGAGCGTAAAAGTGGACATCGCACTTCCGTGTGCAACACAGAATGAACTTCATCTGGAAGACGCAAAAGCACTGGTTGCAAACGGATGTATTGCGGTTGCAGAGGGTGCAAATATGCCGACCACAATGGAAGCTACAGAATACCTGCAGGAAAACGGAGTTCTGTTTGCACCTGGTAAAGCAGCGAATGCCGGTGGTGTTGCGACATCTGCTCTGGAGATGTCTCAGAACAGCGAGCGTTTAAGCTGGACATTCGAAGAGGTAGACGGAAAATTACAGCAGATCATGGTAAATATTTGCCACAATATGGCAGATGCTGCTGAGAAATATGGCGCGAAAGGAAACTATGTAGTTGGTGCCAATATCGCAGGATTTGAGAAGGTTGTAGAAGCAATGACCGCGCAGGGAATTGTATAA
- the rpsU gene encoding 30S ribosomal protein S21: MSNVIVKENETLDSALRRFKRNCAKAGIQQEIRKREHYEKPSVRRKKKSEAARKRKYN; the protein is encoded by the coding sequence ATGTCAAATGTAATCGTAAAAGAAAACGAGACGTTAGACAGCGCTTTACGCAGATTTAAAAGAAATTGCGCAAAAGCTGGAATCCAGCAGGAGATTCGTAAAAGAGAACATTACGAAAAACCAAGCGTAAGACGTAAGAAAAAATCTGAAGCTGCTAGAAAACGTAAATATAACTAA
- the alaS gene encoding alanine--tRNA ligase: protein MQPYGVNQLRKMFLEFFESKGHLAMKSFSLVPHNDKSLLLINSGMAPLKPYFTGQEIPPRRRVTTCQKCIRTGDIENVGKTARHGTFFEMLGNFSFGDYFKNEAIEWSWEFLTEVVGLDPDRLYPSIYEEDEEAFEIWNKKMGIPAERIFRFGKADNFWEHGSGPCGPCSEIYYDRGEKYGCGSPDCTVGCECDRYMEIWNNVFTQFDNDGHGHYSELEQKNIDTGMGLERLASVVQDVDSIFDVDTLKALRDHICRLADTEYGKDAQADISIRVITDHTRSVTFMISDGIMPSNEGRGYVLRRLLRRACRHGRLLGIEGSFIPELAQTVIEGSKDGYPELEEKKDFILKVIAKEEDQFNKTIDQGLGILAEMTAKMEAEQTTTLSGADAFKLYDTYGFPIDLTKEILEEKGMQVDEEGFHASMEVQRKTARAARGETNYMGADVTVYESIDPSITSTFVGYENLAWKSPITVLTSDTEIVEALSDGQRGTVFAEETPFYATSGGQEADTGIIRTAEGEFKVEDTVKLLGGKIGHVGVVIKGMIKTGDQAELCVDAEKRALSARNHSATHLLQKALRTVLGTHVEQAGSSVNEDRLRFDFSHFSAMTAEELQKVEEIVNEQIVAGLPVKVENMPIEEARKTGAQALFGEKYGDVVRVVNMGDYSIEFCGGTHVKNTNEIMAFKILSESGVAAGVRRIEALTSKGLIRYYDNLEKKLNEAAKVLKATPDNLAEKIAHLTAENKALHSEVESLKSKLAQDAMGDVMDQVQEIKGVKLLAAEVDGVDMNGLRDLGDQLKEKLGEGVVVLASGNDGKVSLMVTATDAAMKQGAHAGNLVKAIAGLVGGGGGGRPNMAQAGGKNPAGIQEALKKAAEALEGQLS, encoded by the coding sequence ATGCAGCCATATGGAGTAAACCAATTAAGAAAAATGTTTTTGGAGTTCTTTGAAAGCAAGGGACATCTGGCAATGAAGAGTTTTTCTTTGGTGCCACACAATGATAAGAGTCTTCTTCTGATCAACTCGGGGATGGCTCCGTTAAAACCATATTTTACAGGACAGGAGATCCCGCCGAGACGCAGAGTGACAACCTGCCAGAAATGTATCCGTACAGGAGATATCGAGAATGTAGGAAAGACAGCACGTCATGGTACATTCTTTGAGATGCTTGGAAACTTCTCGTTTGGAGATTACTTTAAGAATGAAGCAATCGAATGGTCCTGGGAATTTTTGACGGAGGTAGTAGGTCTGGATCCAGACAGATTGTATCCGTCCATATACGAAGAAGATGAAGAGGCATTCGAAATCTGGAATAAGAAAATGGGGATCCCGGCAGAGCGTATTTTCCGTTTTGGAAAAGCAGACAATTTCTGGGAGCATGGTTCCGGCCCATGCGGTCCTTGTTCCGAGATCTATTATGACAGAGGGGAAAAATACGGATGCGGCAGCCCGGATTGTACGGTAGGTTGTGAATGCGACCGTTACATGGAAATCTGGAACAACGTATTTACACAGTTTGATAATGACGGACATGGACATTATTCCGAACTGGAGCAGAAAAATATTGATACCGGAATGGGACTGGAACGTCTGGCATCTGTTGTACAGGATGTGGATTCGATCTTTGATGTGGATACACTCAAGGCACTGCGTGATCACATTTGCCGTCTTGCTGATACAGAGTATGGAAAAGATGCACAGGCTGATATTTCCATCCGTGTCATCACAGACCATACACGTTCTGTGACCTTTATGATTTCTGATGGAATTATGCCGTCCAATGAAGGAAGAGGATATGTGCTCCGCCGTTTGTTAAGACGTGCATGCCGCCACGGAAGACTGCTCGGAATCGAGGGAAGCTTTATTCCGGAACTGGCACAGACCGTCATCGAAGGATCAAAAGACGGATATCCGGAACTGGAAGAAAAGAAAGACTTTATTTTAAAAGTCATTGCAAAAGAGGAAGATCAGTTTAACAAGACGATCGATCAGGGACTTGGTATTCTTGCGGAAATGACAGCGAAAATGGAAGCAGAGCAGACAACAACTCTGTCTGGCGCAGATGCGTTCAAGCTGTATGACACATATGGATTCCCGATTGATCTGACAAAAGAGATCCTGGAAGAAAAAGGAATGCAGGTGGATGAAGAGGGATTCCACGCATCCATGGAAGTTCAGAGAAAGACTGCCCGTGCAGCCCGCGGAGAGACGAACTATATGGGAGCGGATGTGACGGTTTACGAATCCATTGATCCAAGTATCACAAGTACATTTGTAGGCTATGAGAATCTGGCATGGAAGTCTCCGATTACGGTTCTGACTTCTGACACAGAAATCGTAGAAGCGCTTTCTGACGGACAGAGAGGTACTGTATTTGCAGAAGAGACTCCATTCTATGCAACAAGCGGCGGACAGGAGGCAGACACAGGAATCATCCGTACAGCAGAAGGTGAATTCAAAGTAGAAGATACAGTAAAACTTTTAGGTGGAAAGATCGGTCATGTAGGAGTGGTCATCAAAGGAATGATCAAAACAGGGGATCAGGCAGAATTGTGTGTAGATGCTGAAAAACGTGCATTGTCTGCAAGAAACCACAGTGCGACACACCTGCTTCAGAAAGCGTTGAGAACCGTTCTTGGAACACACGTAGAGCAGGCAGGATCCAGCGTGAACGAAGACAGACTTCGCTTCGACTTTTCTCATTTCTCTGCCATGACAGCGGAAGAACTGCAGAAAGTGGAAGAAATCGTGAATGAGCAGATTGTGGCAGGACTTCCTGTAAAAGTAGAAAACATGCCGATCGAAGAGGCAAGAAAGACAGGAGCACAGGCCCTGTTTGGTGAAAAATACGGAGATGTGGTACGAGTTGTCAATATGGGAGACTACTCTATTGAATTCTGTGGAGGAACTCACGTAAAGAATACAAATGAGATCATGGCGTTCAAGATTCTTTCTGAATCGGGAGTTGCTGCCGGTGTGAGAAGAATCGAGGCACTGACATCCAAGGGATTGATCCGTTACTATGACAATCTGGAAAAGAAACTGAATGAAGCTGCAAAAGTACTGAAAGCGACACCAGATAATCTGGCTGAGAAGATTGCGCATCTGACAGCAGAAAACAAGGCGCTGCACAGTGAAGTGGAAAGCTTGAAGAGCAAACTGGCACAGGATGCCATGGGAGATGTCATGGATCAGGTACAGGAGATCAAAGGTGTGAAACTTCTTGCAGCAGAGGTGGATGGAGTCGATATGAACGGGCTTCGTGATCTTGGAGATCAGCTCAAAGAAAAACTCGGAGAAGGTGTTGTTGTTCTGGCATCCGGAAATGATGGAAAAGTCAGCCTGATGGTAACTGCGACAGATGCGGCAATGAAACAGGGTGCTCATGCAGGTAACCTTGTAAAAGCCATTGCAGGTCTTGTTGGCGGTGGCGGCGGCGGTCGCCCGAATATGGCGCAGGCTGGTGGAAAGAACCCGGCAGGAATCCAGGAAGCACTGAAAAAAGCAGCAGAAGCACTGGAAGGACAACTTTCTTAA
- a CDS encoding 4Fe-4S dicluster domain-containing protein, translated as MRGLDTQVRAIRRRVFKEVAKLGFEANSETLLEDMEAIPYEIVNDDTVKYRESTYRSRAIVRERLRLAMGLSLRPEDKPVHLTAGVQESNISEKYYEPPLMQVIPSACESCEENKYEVSNMCKGCLAHPCSEVCPKGAISMVNGKSYIDQEKCIKCGKCKAVCPYDAIAKKERPCKNACGVGAIVSDKYGRAYIDTEKCVSCGMCMVSCPFGAISDKSQIFQLTRALQEEGSEIIAEIAPAFVGQFGENINPRNIKAALIELGFKGVHEVALGADIGAVAEAHHYVEKVVTGELPFLLTSCCPSWAMLAKKFFPDLIDQISQELTPMVATARSIKKEHPNAKVVFIGPCAAKKLEASRRSVRSDVDFVVTFEELQAMFDAKEIDLSQYEAESSFHDATGAGRGYACAGGVAEAIEKCINEYYPDVEVSIEHAEGLAECKKTLTLAKAGRLNGCLIEGMGCPGGCIAGAGTNIPVLKAKKDLAAYVKNSTTLIPPKELEEIELE; from the coding sequence ATGAGAGGCCTGGATACCCAGGTGAGAGCAATTCGCAGACGTGTGTTCAAGGAAGTGGCAAAGCTTGGATTTGAAGCAAATTCAGAGACCCTGCTGGAAGATATGGAAGCCATTCCGTATGAGATTGTCAATGATGACACGGTAAAGTACAGAGAGAGTACGTATCGTTCCCGTGCGATCGTTCGGGAGCGACTTCGTCTTGCGATGGGACTTTCCCTGCGCCCGGAAGACAAGCCGGTACATCTGACGGCGGGAGTGCAGGAAAGTAATATTTCCGAAAAATATTATGAGCCGCCGCTGATGCAGGTGATTCCGTCTGCCTGTGAAAGCTGTGAGGAGAACAAATATGAAGTCAGCAATATGTGCAAGGGGTGTCTTGCACATCCGTGCAGTGAGGTCTGTCCGAAGGGTGCCATTTCCATGGTCAACGGAAAATCCTATATTGATCAGGAAAAATGCATCAAATGCGGAAAATGTAAGGCAGTCTGTCCGTATGATGCGATCGCGAAAAAAGAGCGCCCATGTAAAAATGCCTGTGGTGTGGGAGCGATTGTTTCTGACAAATACGGCCGTGCCTATATTGACACAGAAAAATGTGTGTCCTGCGGAATGTGTATGGTGAGTTGTCCGTTTGGAGCGATTTCGGATAAGTCCCAGATTTTCCAGCTCACAAGAGCACTACAGGAAGAGGGAAGCGAGATCATTGCGGAGATTGCACCGGCATTTGTCGGGCAGTTTGGAGAGAATATTAATCCAAGAAATATCAAGGCGGCATTGATTGAATTGGGATTCAAAGGCGTGCATGAGGTGGCGCTGGGAGCAGATATCGGTGCAGTTGCCGAGGCGCATCATTATGTAGAAAAAGTCGTGACCGGAGAGCTGCCGTTCCTTCTGACTTCCTGCTGTCCTTCCTGGGCAATGCTGGCGAAGAAATTCTTCCCGGATCTGATCGATCAGATTTCACAGGAACTGACACCAATGGTGGCAACAGCGAGAAGTATTAAAAAAGAGCATCCGAATGCCAAAGTAGTCTTTATCGGACCATGTGCGGCGAAAAAGCTGGAGGCTTCCAGAAGAAGTGTTCGAAGTGATGTGGATTTTGTAGTTACTTTTGAAGAACTGCAGGCGATGTTTGATGCCAAAGAGATTGATCTTTCCCAGTATGAAGCAGAGTCCTCTTTCCACGATGCGACAGGTGCCGGAAGAGGATATGCCTGTGCAGGCGGAGTAGCAGAAGCGATTGAAAAGTGTATCAATGAATACTATCCGGATGTGGAAGTCAGCATTGAGCATGCAGAAGGGCTTGCCGAGTGCAAAAAGACACTGACGCTTGCCAAAGCCGGAAGACTTAACGGCTGCCTGATTGAGGGGATGGGATGTCCCGGAGGATGTATTGCAGGAGCAGGAACGAATATTCCGGTATTGAAGGCGAAAAAGGATCTGGCAGCTTATGTAAAGAATTCAACTACGCTGATTCCGCCGAAAGAGCTGGAAGAAATTGAGCTAGAATAG